TCTTCAAATGGTACTTTTCTTGATTTCATTGTATAGATTTCTCCTTTTGGATCATAGTCTTTTAACTCTATTCCATTATAATACTTTTTTATCCAATTTGAAATTACACTATTACTAATTTTATATTTAGCTGATAATTCAAGTGTTGATGCTTTTCCTTCTATATATTCTTTTACTACTGATAATTTAAATTCTTTACTATACGACCTATTTCTACTTGATGTATCAAATGCCTTGGAACCGTGTATTTTATAATTTAGATACCATTCTCGTATTCTTTTTTCACTACATCCTATTTCCTTTGCTATGCTTCTAAAACTTCCTTTTCCTTCTATATATTTTCTACTCGCTTCTATCTTTACTTCTTTACTATATTTTGCTCTTCTTCCCATTAAAAAATACCTCCTCGTAGTTCAGTGTTTTTTTAATTAATTACACTGTCTACTTTGGAGGTATCATATCA
The window above is part of the Marinitoga litoralis genome. Proteins encoded here:
- a CDS encoding helix-turn-helix domain-containing protein — protein: MGRRAKYSKEVKIEASRKYIEGKGSFRSIAKEIGCSEKRIREWYLNYKIHGSKAFDTSSRNRSYSKEFKLSVVKEYIEGKASTLELSAKYKISNSVISNWIKKYYNGIELKDYDPKGEIYTMKSRKVPFEERLEIVKWVIENNMNYKEAASKFATNYANVYKWTRKYIMKGEEALKDKKRGPNKKKGIDLNTLSEVERLKIELERERELRKFREFQLEVLKKKEEYENRYRK